One part of the Candidatus Cloacimonadota bacterium genome encodes these proteins:
- the dusB gene encoding tRNA dihydrouridine synthase DusB yields the protein MISNPKKTANISITSGMEKITGGKLWLAPLAGFADSTFRKICKQNGADVAVTEMISAHGLVYENEKTESMLCFNEIERPLGIQIFGDEPKIIAQGIGKIKQFHPDFIDINMGCPMKKVVKTGSGSALLKNVEKLYQVVLAAKSAIAKEFPLTVKIRSGWDTSENIDQIVQAIETGGANAIIFHPRTKNEMFSGQSTWDLIAKVNQIVKIPVIGNGDINSPEDAKKMFEETGCNSIMIGRSAIGNPFLFNQIKEYLRTGDYTEPSPQQRISLLLSHFSEMKKTEGADRSTRIIRKYVSGYSKGLTGAKAFRQKCNFTKNETEFEKIVNDFRKEF from the coding sequence ATGATTTCTAATCCCAAAAAAACAGCAAATATCTCTATCACATCCGGAATGGAAAAAATCACCGGTGGAAAGCTCTGGCTTGCACCATTAGCCGGTTTTGCCGATTCTACTTTCCGAAAAATCTGCAAACAGAACGGCGCGGATGTGGCTGTAACAGAAATGATTAGCGCCCATGGACTTGTTTACGAAAACGAAAAAACAGAGTCAATGCTTTGCTTCAATGAAATTGAGCGTCCGCTGGGAATTCAAATTTTTGGAGATGAACCCAAAATAATTGCCCAAGGAATTGGAAAGATTAAACAATTTCATCCGGATTTTATTGATATTAATATGGGTTGCCCCATGAAAAAAGTGGTTAAAACAGGCTCAGGGTCGGCACTTTTAAAAAATGTTGAAAAATTATATCAAGTGGTTTTGGCAGCAAAGTCAGCGATTGCCAAGGAATTTCCTCTGACTGTGAAAATCCGTTCCGGCTGGGATACATCTGAAAATATTGACCAAATTGTTCAGGCAATAGAAACAGGTGGTGCTAATGCGATCATATTTCATCCCCGAACAAAAAATGAAATGTTTTCCGGGCAAAGTACGTGGGATTTGATCGCTAAAGTAAATCAAATAGTAAAAATTCCTGTAATTGGAAACGGAGATATTAACTCGCCGGAAGATGCCAAAAAAATGTTTGAAGAAACCGGATGCAATTCTATTATGATTGGTAGGAGCGCAATTGGAAATCCGTTTCTATTCAATCAAATAAAGGAATATTTACGCACAGGAGATTATACGGAACCGAGCCCTCAACAAAGAATATCACTTCTTCTTTCTCACTTTTCGGAAATGAAAAAAACCGAAGGTGCTGATAGATCTACGAGAATTATTCGGAAATATGTTTCCGGCTATTCAAAAGGACTTACAGGCGCAAAAGCGTTTAGACAAAAATGTAATTTCACAAAAAATGAAACAGAGTTTGAAAAAATTGTTAATGATTTCCGGAAAGAATTTTGA
- a CDS encoding glycosyltransferase: MFFLILVSLLTFYVAFLLFIYVGTFLNCGSKQNKSEKLNFISVIIAARNEEKFLPQLLSSLANQNYPQKFFEVIAVSDRSEDRTDAIIHDYVKRNENFHFVRINEEEPNLIGKKNAITKGIKETKGEILLFTDADCVPNKNWISSTNSKFNAGSDFVAGYSPLIAKNITLYEKIILLLKNLERLSIFTISAGTVGWNWGVTAAARNIAYRKKMFIEVSGFSGIGHIPSGDDDLFLQKISITGNYHLSFNYDPDSFVPSHEDKSGKALVDQEKRRASKWKYYPAKIKIFTTLIFCFFILLFIAFIASVIGIFSWTDFLIIFGAKVIIDFLIVFQGALIFKSLRSLLLFPLAEIFYIPYFLGFAILGTFSKYRWK, from the coding sequence ATGTTTTTTTTAATCTTGGTATCCCTCCTCACTTTTTATGTAGCATTTTTGCTTTTTATTTATGTGGGAACTTTTTTAAATTGTGGATCAAAGCAAAATAAATCCGAAAAACTTAACTTCATTTCTGTTATTATAGCAGCGAGAAATGAAGAAAAATTTCTTCCGCAATTACTTTCTTCACTTGCAAATCAAAATTATCCGCAGAAATTTTTTGAAGTAATCGCAGTAAGCGACCGCTCTGAAGACCGGACAGATGCGATTATTCATGATTATGTTAAAAGAAATGAAAATTTTCATTTTGTCCGCATAAATGAGGAAGAGCCAAATTTGATTGGGAAAAAAAATGCCATTACTAAAGGGATAAAAGAAACAAAAGGTGAGATTTTGCTCTTCACCGATGCAGATTGTGTTCCGAACAAAAATTGGATTTCGAGCACGAATTCCAAATTTAATGCTGGTTCTGATTTTGTAGCCGGTTATTCCCCTTTGATTGCAAAAAATATTACTTTATACGAAAAAATAATTTTATTGCTGAAAAATTTGGAACGACTTTCCATTTTTACGATTTCTGCAGGAACTGTTGGCTGGAATTGGGGAGTTACAGCTGCTGCCAGAAATATTGCATATCGAAAGAAAATGTTTATAGAAGTTAGTGGATTCAGCGGTATCGGTCATATTCCATCCGGTGATGATGATCTTTTTCTCCAGAAAATTAGCATAACCGGTAATTATCACTTAAGCTTCAATTATGATCCGGATAGTTTTGTGCCCTCTCACGAAGATAAATCAGGCAAAGCTTTGGTAGATCAGGAGAAGCGACGAGCCTCAAAATGGAAATATTATCCTGCAAAAATCAAAATATTTACCACTCTGATTTTTTGTTTTTTTATATTGCTTTTCATTGCATTCATTGCATCGGTAATAGGGATTTTTTCGTGGACGGATTTTTTGATTATTTTTGGTGCAAAAGTTATCATAGATTTTCTTATTGTTTTTCAGGGAGCGTTGATTTTCAAATCACTTAGATCATTATTGCTTTTTCCTCTTGCTGAAATTTTTTATATTCCCTATTTTCTCGGATTTGCAATTTTGGGGACTTTTTCTAAATACCGGTGGAA
- the tsaD gene encoding tRNA (adenosine(37)-N6)-threonylcarbamoyltransferase complex transferase subunit TsaD yields the protein MSLILAIETSCDDTSAAIVDTDFQILSNIISSQSIHEKFGGIVPELASREHIKGVVYVVDLALKKAGKNLEQIDAIAVSVNPGLIGSLLVGVSFAKGLAFSLVKPLIAINHIMGHVFANFLENPNIQFPFLSLVVSGGHTELVKFDSPTEFEVLGRTVDDAAGEAFDKIGKLLGFPYPGGPAIDKLAKKGNKNAIDFPLPMINKPNFNFSFSGLKTSASLYMKKNNIKANSNSIQDFCASYQNAIVEVLFRKTMNAVKKYSLKNILLSGGVAANSALRDKFRKSSASENIKIYFPSPLLCTDNAAMIGAAAVFKFQRNDFAKFSLNASSLKGIRKI from the coding sequence ATGTCCTTAATCCTCGCAATAGAAACATCTTGTGATGACACATCCGCAGCAATTGTGGATACTGATTTTCAAATTCTTTCAAATATCATTTCCTCACAATCCATTCACGAAAAATTCGGGGGAATTGTTCCGGAACTCGCATCAAGAGAACACATTAAAGGCGTAGTTTATGTAGTTGATCTTGCTTTGAAGAAAGCGGGTAAAAATCTGGAACAAATTGATGCGATTGCCGTATCTGTAAATCCCGGCTTGATCGGATCGCTCCTCGTGGGAGTCTCCTTTGCCAAAGGTTTGGCATTCAGTTTGGTAAAACCTCTTATCGCAATTAATCATATTATGGGACATGTTTTTGCAAATTTTTTGGAAAACCCAAATATTCAGTTTCCCTTTTTATCTTTGGTTGTTTCCGGCGGACACACAGAACTTGTGAAATTCGATTCTCCCACTGAATTTGAAGTTCTCGGCAGAACAGTTGATGATGCAGCAGGTGAAGCTTTTGATAAGATCGGCAAACTGCTGGGATTTCCATATCCCGGTGGACCCGCGATTGACAAATTAGCCAAAAAAGGTAATAAAAATGCAATAGATTTTCCTTTACCAATGATAAACAAACCGAATTTCAATTTTAGCTTTAGTGGTCTGAAAACATCAGCTTCTTTATACATGAAAAAAAATAACATTAAGGCGAATTCCAATTCCATTCAAGATTTTTGTGCCAGCTACCAAAATGCAATTGTAGAAGTTCTCTTTCGAAAAACAATGAATGCAGTAAAAAAATATTCCCTTAAAAACATTTTGCTATCGGGAGGAGTAGCTGCAAATTCAGCCTTGCGGGATAAATTTCGCAAGTCTTCTGCTTCGGAAAATATCAAAATCTATTTTCCTTCCCCTTTACTTTGCACTGATAATGCTGCCATGATTGGCGCGGCAGCTGTTTTTAAATTTCAGAGAAATGATTTTGCTAAATTTTCGCTAAATGCTTCATCATTAAAAGGAATAAGAAAAATATAA